One genomic segment of Myxococcales bacterium includes these proteins:
- a CDS encoding SDR family oxidoreductase, with product MTLAIVTGASRGIGRAIACALARRGVDLILVGRPSAELSKLQADLAGTVRVCVETCDLAAASSVAASGARLANEHAPDVLINNAGVVERAAIEDTTAEAWDRQLAVNLRAPFQLTRALLPGMRRRRQGRIINVGSISSTVGSPRAAAYAASKWGLVGFTKSLAQELSDSGVSTLVVLPGSVDTEMLAGSGFAPRMTAEDVASTIVFHALDAPAAHNGAVIEMFGT from the coding sequence GTGACCCTCGCCATCGTCACCGGCGCAAGTCGCGGCATCGGACGAGCGATCGCCTGCGCCCTGGCTCGACGCGGCGTCGACTTGATCCTGGTCGGTCGGCCCTCCGCCGAGCTATCCAAGCTTCAGGCTGATCTGGCGGGGACCGTGCGGGTATGCGTCGAAACCTGCGATCTCGCGGCTGCCTCATCCGTCGCGGCATCCGGCGCGCGACTCGCCAACGAGCACGCGCCCGACGTCTTGATCAACAACGCGGGCGTGGTCGAGCGAGCTGCGATCGAAGACACCACGGCGGAAGCCTGGGACCGGCAGCTCGCGGTCAATCTGCGCGCTCCCTTTCAATTGACGCGTGCGCTGCTCCCAGGCATGCGGCGCCGGCGGCAGGGACGCATCATCAACGTCGGCAGCATCTCGTCAACCGTCGGCAGCCCGCGGGCGGCCGCTTACGCCGCGAGCAAGTGGGGGCTCGTGGGTTTCACCAAGAGCCTGGCGCAGGAGCTCTCCGACTCGGGGGTCTCGACGCTGGTTGTCCTGCCCGGCTCGGTGGACACCGAGATGCTCGCAGGCAGTGGCTTCGCTCCGCGCATGACCGCCGAGGACGTCGCCAGCACGATCGTGTTTCACGCGCTCGACGCGCCGGCCGCGCACAACGGCGCGGTCATCGAGATGTTCGGAACCTGA
- a CDS encoding MerR family transcriptional regulator: MTRAIPTKISPRRRARPEARRKDGLLTTGDMARMSHNTLRTVRFYEEVGLLVPLHRTGGGHRLFPMRELRKLLLVTDLRAAGFALEEIRDMLELKGRARSGAGASRDVLARIQEHTSMMSTRITLLKRVLVELDATKQRLLACTACEDRKLFPGSCGDCPAMKSAESLPDALGVLWGIDT; the protein is encoded by the coding sequence GTGACCCGAGCGATCCCGACCAAGATTTCGCCGCGGCGCCGCGCGCGCCCGGAGGCACGGCGTAAAGACGGCCTGTTGACCACCGGCGACATGGCTCGGATGAGTCACAACACCCTGCGCACGGTGCGGTTCTACGAGGAGGTCGGGTTGCTGGTGCCGCTCCACCGAACCGGCGGTGGACACCGACTCTTTCCCATGCGCGAGCTGCGCAAGCTGTTGCTCGTGACCGATCTCCGGGCGGCCGGCTTCGCGCTCGAAGAAATCCGCGACATGCTCGAGCTGAAGGGCCGAGCGCGCTCCGGTGCCGGGGCCTCACGAGACGTGCTCGCGCGCATCCAAGAGCACACCAGCATGATGAGCACACGCATCACGCTGCTCAAACGCGTGCTGGTCGAGCTCGACGCGACCAAACAACGCTTGCTCGCCTGCACAGCATGCGAGGACCGCAAGCTGTTCCCGGGGTCGTGCGGAGACTGCCCCGCGATGAAGAGCGCCGAAAGTCTCCCGGACGCACTCGGTGTGCTCTGGGGCATCGACACCTGA
- a CDS encoding KamA family radical SAM protein: MQDLPRQSSARVVLPVSGGAEGGAAHDAGRALPRTRARRADWKWQLSHAVRSVAELEQHLELSDAERRGALRAERTGFPLAITPYYLALADRLDPTCPIRQQVVPVAAESQVSRGDLVDPLGEQAHEVAPDLVSRYPDRALVLTTDRCAVYCRFCTRSRMVGGGSGTRSLAHLAPAFAWLRAHPEVRDVIVSGGDPLTLATPRLVTLLGKLREIPSIETLRLATRVPVVLPQRIDAELLSALRPMHPIWVMTHFNHPKELTPLACRALRRLADAGFPVMNQTVLLRGVNDDAALLAQLFRGLVRQRARPYYLLQADPVRGTGHLRTPIETGVRIMEALQGRLSGIALPKLIVDTPGGFGKVPIGPDYVLAQAAGKTRFRTPRGVEVDYFDPEV, from the coding sequence ATGCAGGACCTGCCGCGCCAAAGTAGCGCGCGCGTCGTCTTGCCGGTGTCCGGTGGAGCAGAGGGTGGAGCCGCCCACGATGCAGGGCGCGCGCTCCCGCGTACCCGAGCGCGGCGCGCCGACTGGAAGTGGCAGCTCTCGCACGCCGTACGCTCGGTTGCGGAGCTCGAGCAGCACCTCGAGCTGTCCGACGCCGAGCGGCGTGGAGCGCTGCGCGCCGAGCGGACCGGATTCCCGCTCGCCATCACGCCGTACTATCTGGCGCTCGCCGATCGTCTCGACCCGACCTGTCCCATTCGCCAACAGGTCGTGCCCGTCGCGGCCGAGAGCCAGGTCTCCCGCGGTGATCTCGTCGACCCGCTGGGCGAACAGGCGCACGAGGTGGCCCCCGACCTGGTGAGTCGCTACCCGGATCGCGCGCTCGTGCTCACGACCGATCGCTGCGCGGTGTATTGCCGATTCTGTACGCGCAGCCGCATGGTCGGAGGCGGCAGCGGCACGCGCTCGCTCGCGCATCTGGCGCCGGCGTTCGCCTGGCTGAGAGCCCACCCCGAGGTGCGCGACGTGATCGTCAGCGGCGGAGATCCCTTGACCCTCGCGACCCCGCGCCTCGTCACGCTGCTCGGCAAGCTGCGAGAGATCCCCAGCATCGAGACCCTGCGCCTCGCGACGCGGGTGCCCGTGGTGTTGCCGCAGCGCATCGACGCGGAGCTGTTGTCGGCACTGCGACCGATGCACCCGATCTGGGTGATGACCCACTTCAACCATCCGAAAGAGCTGACGCCGCTGGCGTGCCGCGCGCTCCGTCGCCTGGCCGACGCCGGTTTTCCCGTGATGAATCAGACCGTGCTGCTGCGCGGGGTGAATGACGATGCCGCGCTGCTCGCGCAGCTGTTTCGCGGTCTCGTTCGGCAGCGGGCACGGCCGTATTACCTGCTGCAGGCCGACCCCGTTCGGGGCACCGGGCACCTGCGCACGCCGATTGAAACCGGTGTGCGCATCATGGAAGCACTGCAGGGGCGACTGAGTGGCATCGCGCTCCCGAAGCTGATCGTCGATACGCCGGGGGGGTTTGGCAAAGTCCCGATCGGCCCGGACTACGTGCTGGCGCAGGCCGCCGGCAAGACCCGCTTCCGCACGCCGCGCGGGGTCGAGGTCGACTACTTCGATCCCGAGGTCTAG
- a CDS encoding GTP cyclohydrolase I, protein MDKSAAARAIADFLRALGHDPASDPELAETPQRVAEAFADELLSGYGTDIANLLSDGSASHKDHPGIVVVSNIAVATVCPHHLLTSLGHATVAYRPGARVLGLGTIARLVDAFARRLALQEQIGENVVEALVNLGGARGAFCQLTLRHGCLSARGSHKSDAMVRTQASAGDLADAAHARELAMALGSEPAQ, encoded by the coding sequence ATGGACAAGTCCGCAGCCGCGCGAGCCATCGCCGATTTTCTGCGTGCGCTCGGGCACGACCCGGCGAGTGATCCCGAGCTTGCAGAGACACCCCAGCGCGTCGCAGAGGCGTTCGCGGACGAGCTGCTCTCCGGCTACGGCACGGACATCGCGAACCTGCTCAGCGATGGCTCCGCATCGCACAAGGACCACCCGGGCATCGTCGTCGTGTCGAACATCGCCGTCGCCACGGTCTGCCCGCATCACCTCTTGACCTCACTGGGGCACGCGACCGTTGCGTATCGGCCGGGCGCGCGTGTGCTCGGCCTCGGCACCATCGCACGCCTGGTCGACGCGTTTGCACGACGCCTCGCGTTGCAGGAACAGATCGGGGAGAACGTGGTCGAGGCGCTGGTGAATCTGGGCGGGGCACGCGGCGCGTTTTGCCAGCTCACGCTGCGGCACGGCTGTCTGAGTGCCCGCGGGTCGCACAAGTCCGACGCCATGGTGCGTACCCAGGCCAGCGCCGGCGATCTGGCGGACGCGGCCCACGCGCGGGAGCTGGCAATGGCGCTGGGCTCGGAGCCCGCCCAGTGA
- a CDS encoding acyl-CoA carboxylase subunit beta — MSNGKQAILTLDALNAKALEGGGKARVDKQHAAGKLTARERIDLLLDPGSFVELDRFVTHRCADFGMQDQKVLGDGVVTGHGTVDGRRMFVFAQDFTVFGGSLSGAYASKICKVMDLALKVGAPVIGLNDSGGARIQEGVESLAGYADIFLRNTLASGVVPQISAIMGPCAGGAVYSPAITDFIFMVENTSYMFITGPDVIKTVTHEEVTKEELGGAHTHSAKSGVAHFTSQDDRACIAKVRELLGFLPLNNTEDPPLARVSDPVDREVPELDDLVPAESNKPYDMKKVIAAVVDDGYLLEVHENWAKNMVVGFARIGGRPVGIVANQPAFLAGVLDIDASIKAARFVRFCDCFNLPIVTWVDVPGFLPGVDQEHHGIIVHGAKLLYAFCEATVPKLTVITRKAYGGAYDVMSSKHVRGDVNLAFPTAEIAVMGPDGAVNIVYRKEIETAADADKARAEFSAEYRAKFANPYKAAELGFVDEVIHPRMLRKRLATSLDMLKNKRLENPPRKHGNIPL; from the coding sequence ATGTCGAACGGCAAACAAGCAATCCTCACGCTCGACGCGCTCAACGCCAAAGCTCTGGAAGGCGGCGGAAAAGCCCGCGTAGACAAACAACATGCCGCCGGCAAGCTGACCGCGCGGGAGCGCATCGATCTCTTGCTCGACCCTGGCAGCTTCGTCGAGCTCGACCGCTTCGTGACGCACCGCTGCGCAGACTTCGGCATGCAAGATCAGAAGGTGCTCGGCGACGGCGTCGTGACCGGGCACGGCACCGTCGATGGTCGCCGCATGTTCGTCTTCGCGCAGGACTTCACCGTGTTCGGCGGCTCACTCTCGGGGGCTTATGCCTCGAAGATCTGCAAGGTGATGGACCTGGCGCTCAAGGTCGGCGCACCGGTGATCGGTCTCAACGACTCCGGCGGCGCGCGCATCCAAGAGGGCGTCGAATCCCTCGCGGGCTACGCCGACATCTTCTTGCGCAACACCCTGGCCAGCGGGGTAGTGCCGCAGATCAGCGCCATCATGGGGCCGTGCGCCGGCGGCGCCGTCTATTCGCCGGCCATCACCGACTTCATCTTCATGGTGGAGAACACCAGCTACATGTTCATCACCGGCCCCGACGTGATCAAGACGGTCACCCACGAGGAGGTGACCAAAGAAGAGCTGGGTGGCGCCCACACCCACTCTGCAAAGAGCGGTGTCGCACACTTCACCTCGCAGGATGATCGCGCTTGCATCGCCAAGGTGCGTGAGCTGCTGGGGTTCTTGCCGCTCAACAACACCGAGGATCCGCCGCTCGCCCGCGTCAGTGATCCCGTCGACCGCGAGGTCCCGGAGCTGGATGACCTCGTGCCCGCCGAGAGCAACAAACCGTACGACATGAAGAAGGTCATCGCGGCGGTGGTCGACGACGGTTATTTGCTGGAGGTCCACGAAAACTGGGCGAAGAACATGGTCGTCGGCTTCGCCCGCATCGGCGGCCGTCCGGTCGGCATCGTGGCCAATCAGCCGGCGTTTCTCGCGGGCGTGCTCGACATCGACGCCAGCATCAAGGCCGCGCGCTTCGTGCGCTTCTGTGACTGTTTCAACTTGCCGATCGTGACCTGGGTCGACGTGCCGGGTTTCTTGCCGGGGGTCGATCAGGAACACCACGGCATCATCGTTCACGGGGCCAAGCTCCTGTACGCGTTCTGCGAAGCGACGGTGCCGAAGCTCACCGTCATCACCCGCAAGGCATACGGCGGGGCCTACGACGTCATGAGCAGCAAACACGTGCGCGGCGACGTGAACCTGGCCTTCCCCACCGCAGAGATTGCGGTGATGGGCCCGGACGGTGCCGTGAACATCGTGTACCGCAAAGAGATCGAAACGGCCGCCGACGCGGACAAAGCCCGCGCCGAGTTCAGCGCCGAGTACCGGGCGAAGTTCGCGAACCCCTACAAAGCAGCGGAGCTCGGCTTCGTCGACGAGGTCATCCACCCGCGCATGCTGCGCAAGCGCCTGGCCACCAGCCTCGACATGCTCAAGAACAAACGCCTCGAGAACCCGCCGCGCAAACACGGCAACATTCCGCTCTGA
- a CDS encoding peptidyl-prolyl cis-trans isomerase: MPRPFRFPIALALISGSLGLGGCDEKAIGKQPVGDSSAAPASSGLSPELAQKALATVGDRVITLGEFAATLDRMDQFERLRYQSVDRRRQLLDELIKAELLATEAKRRGLDQKPEVKERVRQILREDVLRQIRTDTIAPADIPESEVKAYYDKHREEFRDPERRRVAHIVVSDEAKAKQLLEQAKKASPTEWGKLVRDQSLEKPPPGAATGPSELAGDLGIVGPPGAAKGDNPRVPEPLREAVFKIGAVGGVFDGVVKDAGKFHIVRMTGKTDARDRSVAEAERTIRVAILQEKMRGAEEKLEQDLRQRYPVKIDDKALEKITLPSSPLEKLDAGPAAPK, translated from the coding sequence ATGCCGAGACCGTTTCGATTCCCGATTGCCCTCGCCCTGATCTCGGGATCGTTGGGCCTCGGCGGCTGCGACGAAAAGGCCATCGGCAAACAGCCGGTGGGGGACAGCTCCGCCGCGCCCGCATCGAGCGGGCTGTCGCCCGAGCTCGCGCAAAAAGCTCTGGCCACGGTCGGCGACCGGGTGATCACCCTGGGTGAGTTCGCGGCGACCCTCGACCGCATGGATCAGTTCGAGCGACTGCGATACCAGTCCGTCGATCGTCGACGTCAGCTGCTCGACGAGCTGATCAAGGCGGAGCTGCTTGCGACCGAGGCCAAGCGCCGCGGCCTGGATCAGAAGCCCGAGGTCAAGGAGCGCGTGCGTCAGATCCTGCGCGAGGACGTGCTGCGTCAGATCCGCACGGACACCATCGCTCCCGCGGACATCCCCGAGAGCGAGGTCAAGGCGTACTACGACAAACATCGGGAAGAGTTCCGCGATCCCGAGCGCCGCCGTGTGGCGCACATCGTGGTCTCCGACGAGGCGAAGGCAAAACAGCTGCTGGAGCAGGCCAAGAAGGCGTCTCCCACCGAGTGGGGCAAGCTGGTGCGCGATCAGTCGCTGGAGAAACCCCCGCCGGGTGCGGCAACCGGGCCGTCCGAGCTCGCGGGTGATCTCGGGATCGTGGGCCCGCCAGGGGCCGCGAAGGGTGACAATCCGCGTGTGCCCGAGCCGCTGCGGGAGGCCGTTTTCAAGATCGGCGCGGTCGGTGGAGTGTTCGACGGTGTGGTGAAGGACGCCGGGAAGTTCCACATCGTGCGCATGACGGGCAAGACCGACGCACGGGACCGCAGCGTGGCCGAGGCCGAGCGTACGATCCGGGTCGCCATTCTCCAGGAGAAGATGCGCGGGGCCGAGGAGAAGCTCGAGCAGGATCTGCGTCAGCGTTATCCCGTGAAGATCGACGACAAGGCACTGGAGAAGATCACGCTGCCGTCGTCGCCGCTGGAGAAGCTCGATGCAGGACCTGCCGCGCCAAAGTAG
- a CDS encoding UMP kinase — MGATRLAIEPVTEQTSTLRYRRVVIKLSGEALSGGTGGFGIDTATLKSTAAELGEVHGSGVQVGLVVGGGNIFRGLKGASEGMDRAQSDYMGMLATVINSLALQDALERTGIPTRVMTAIEIREVAEPYIRRRAIHHLDRGHIVIFAAGTGNPYFSTDTAAALRAMEIRAEALLKATKVDGIYDRDPVRHQGATLLPKVAYERFLSENLKVMDATAVALCRENGLPIRVFKMAPGNIKRVCLGDEVGTIVSDEG, encoded by the coding sequence ATGGGCGCCACCCGGCTAGCTATCGAGCCCGTGACTGAACAAACCTCGACTCTCAGGTACCGGCGGGTGGTCATCAAGCTGAGCGGGGAGGCTCTGTCCGGCGGAACCGGCGGTTTTGGCATCGACACCGCCACGCTGAAGTCGACCGCCGCCGAGCTCGGTGAGGTGCACGGCTCGGGAGTTCAGGTCGGTCTGGTCGTGGGCGGCGGAAACATCTTCCGCGGCCTCAAGGGCGCGAGCGAAGGCATGGACCGCGCGCAGAGCGACTACATGGGCATGCTGGCCACGGTGATCAACTCGCTGGCCTTGCAGGACGCCCTCGAGCGAACCGGCATCCCCACCCGCGTGATGACCGCGATCGAGATCCGCGAGGTCGCCGAGCCCTACATTCGTCGGCGTGCCATCCATCACCTGGACCGTGGCCACATCGTGATCTTCGCCGCAGGCACCGGTAACCCGTACTTCTCGACCGACACCGCCGCGGCGCTCCGGGCCATGGAGATCCGCGCCGAAGCGCTGCTCAAGGCGACCAAGGTGGACGGCATCTACGATCGCGACCCGGTCCGACACCAGGGTGCAACCTTGCTACCGAAGGTCGCCTACGAACGCTTCCTCAGCGAGAACCTGAAGGTGATGGACGCCACCGCCGTGGCGCTGTGTCGGGAGAACGGTTTGCCCATCCGGGTGTTCAAGATGGCGCCCGGGAACATCAAGCGTGTTTGCCTGGGCGACGAAGTCGGCACGATTGTCTCCGACGAAGGATGA
- a CDS encoding DUF2203 domain-containing protein, with translation MALPRVFTLAEVDALIPRLTELVAEQMLRQSAVEESLAELARLAGGLPRTIESADDDSLDVARLKAELRARIKAYDEGWREVQSLGAVVKDPQIGLLDFYGRVEGKLVWLCWRYGEESLRYWHELDSGYSGRRPLRNDTRERLWN, from the coding sequence TTGGCGTTACCGCGAGTGTTCACACTGGCCGAGGTCGACGCACTCATCCCGCGTCTGACCGAGCTCGTCGCTGAGCAGATGCTGCGCCAGAGTGCGGTCGAGGAGAGCCTCGCTGAGCTCGCTCGCCTGGCGGGGGGACTGCCCCGAACGATCGAGTCCGCCGACGACGACTCGCTGGATGTGGCCCGTCTCAAGGCCGAGCTACGAGCGCGCATCAAGGCCTACGATGAGGGCTGGCGCGAGGTACAGAGCCTCGGTGCAGTGGTGAAAGACCCGCAAATCGGCCTCTTGGACTTCTACGGCCGGGTCGAGGGCAAGCTGGTCTGGCTGTGCTGGCGCTACGGCGAAGAGTCGCTGCGTTACTGGCACGAGCTCGACTCTGGATATTCGGGGCGGCGTCCCTTGCGCAACGACACGCGCGAACGCCTCTGGAATTGA
- a CDS encoding ABC transporter permease has product MTDSSDPSDAEPTSGRVSMLPRPVEEPAFSHRFLGFLEHLGMVAHMVNRTTRALFKRPFEGRAIITQIESLGVKSLGIVVVTSVFIGMVMAVQFAFGLRKFGGMEYTGRVVALSFARELAPTLTAVIVGGRIGAGMAAEVGSMAVTEQIDALRALGADPFKKLVLPRLFASILVMPVLGAIALVLGFAGAMMITDFQFGIPASFFFYSALGTVTMKDFLSGMMKTPFFGAIIALVGCHFGMQTRGGTEGVGNSTTRTVVVVSISILIADFFLTKISIALMPGL; this is encoded by the coding sequence ATGACCGACAGCTCCGACCCCTCCGACGCCGAACCGACCTCCGGTCGCGTCAGCATGCTGCCGCGCCCGGTCGAAGAGCCGGCGTTCTCTCATCGGTTTTTGGGTTTCCTGGAGCACCTGGGCATGGTGGCGCACATGGTCAACAGGACCACGCGCGCGCTGTTCAAGCGACCCTTCGAAGGGCGAGCGATCATCACGCAGATCGAGTCGCTCGGCGTCAAATCCCTCGGCATCGTCGTGGTCACCAGTGTGTTCATCGGCATGGTGATGGCGGTCCAGTTTGCGTTCGGTCTGCGCAAGTTCGGGGGCATGGAATACACCGGGCGCGTGGTGGCGCTGTCCTTCGCCCGGGAGCTGGCCCCGACCTTGACCGCTGTCATCGTCGGTGGACGCATCGGAGCCGGCATGGCCGCCGAGGTCGGTTCCATGGCCGTCACCGAGCAAATCGACGCGCTCCGCGCCCTCGGCGCCGACCCCTTCAAGAAGCTGGTCCTGCCGCGCCTTTTCGCCTCGATCTTGGTGATGCCGGTGCTCGGCGCCATCGCACTCGTGCTCGGCTTCGCCGGCGCCATGATGATCACGGATTTTCAGTTCGGGATCCCGGCCAGCTTCTTCTTCTACAGCGCGCTCGGCACGGTCACGATGAAGGACTTCCTGAGCGGCATGATGAAGACCCCCTTCTTCGGCGCGATCATCGCGCTGGTCGGCTGTCACTTCGGCATGCAGACCCGCGGCGGCACGGAGGGGGTTGGCAACAGCACCACCCGCACCGTGGTCGTCGTTTCGATCTCGATCTTGATCGCCGACTTCTTCTTGACCAAGATCTCCATCGCACTCATGCCTGGACTCTGA